A window of Flavobacterium flavigenum contains these coding sequences:
- a CDS encoding helix-turn-helix domain-containing protein: MIENQISRQEEITTEFLKILDTHLNDIVEYRTDKMKEINEIAKLLNIHPTHLSDTIKNFTGKPACYFYENKIIDIAKKMLEETPKSIKEIAENLTYDPSNFTKFFKAYANKTPKQYRLDFLKNNFENKIL; the protein is encoded by the coding sequence ATGATCGAAAATCAAATATCTAGACAAGAAGAAATAACAACTGAATTTTTAAAAATATTAGACACTCATTTGAATGATATTGTAGAATATCGTACTGACAAAATGAAAGAAATAAATGAAATTGCAAAACTTTTAAATATTCACCCAACACATTTGAGTGATACCATCAAGAATTTTACTGGGAAGCCTGCTTGTTATTTTTATGAAAATAAAATTATAGATATAGCAAAAAAAATGTTGGAAGAAACTCCAAAAAGTATAAAGGAAATTGCGGAAAATTTAACCTATGACCCATCCAATTTTACTAAATTTTTTAAGGCATACGCTAATAAAACCCCAAAACAATACAGATTAGATTTTTTGAAAAATAATTTTGAAAATAAGATCCTGTAA